The proteins below come from a single Bombus pyrosoma isolate SC7728 linkage group LG10, ASM1482585v1, whole genome shotgun sequence genomic window:
- the LOC122572200 gene encoding actin-histidine N-methyltransferase, whose translation MDRRNSDGSFTSEELVLYQRQLTKLENRNVINALCQRLFILCFNSVCETQLWNNYVEISTVLEKVKQLEEMKTESPKRSQGIGRFINWLKQNGANVYGASVAEFPGYDLGLKAERNFLENELILRIPRELIFSIHNAAPELVALQNDPLLQLMPQVALAIALLIEKHKEYSKWKPYLDILPTTYTTVLYMTAADMNELKGSPTLEAALKQCRNIARQYAYFNKLFQKNNNAVSAILRDVFTYEKYCWAVSTVMTRQNIIPSKDGSLMIHALIPMWDMCNHENSKITTDFNATLNCCECYALRDFKKAEQIFISYGPRTNSDFFVHSGFVYMDNEQDGFKLRLGISKADPLQKERVELLNKLDLPAVGEFLLKPGTEPISDTLLAFLRVFSMRKEELAHWIQSDRVNDLKHMDCALETVVEENVKKFLLTRLQLLIANYPTTLKEDLQLLETTLPRIKKLAIQLRVTEKRILQGALEYVEQWIKA comes from the exons ATGGACAGAAGAAACTCTGATGGATCATTCACAAGTGAAGAACTCGTTTTATATCAAAGGCAATTAACGAAATTAGAGAACAGAAACGTGATAAATGCCTTGTGCCAAAGACTATTTATTC TGTGCTTTAATTCAGTATGTGAAACGCAACTATGGAACAATTACGTGGAGATATCAACGGTTTTGGAGAAGGTTAAACAGTTGGAGGAAATGAAGACGGAGTCGCCGAAACGGTCCCAGGGGATTGGACGATTCATAAATTGGCTCAAACAGAATGGCGCGAACGTATACGGAGCAAGCGTGGCTGAATTTCCGGGATACGACCTAGGCTTAAAAGCGGAACGTAATTTTCTTGAGAACGAGTTGATTTTAAGGATACCTAGGGAACTTATTTTCAGTATTCATAATGCGGCTCCAGAGCTGGTCGCTCTTCAAAACGATCCCCTACTACAACTTATGCCGCAAGTAGCACTTGCGATTGCCCTACTCATTGAAAAACACAAAGAATATTCGAAATGGAAACCTTATTTGGATATTCTTCCTACTACCTATACAACCGTGCTATACATGACTGCTGCAGATATGAATGAACTTAAAGGCAGCCCTACATTAG AGGCCGCTTTGAAGCAATGCAGAAATATTGCAAGACAGTATGCCTACTTTAATAAGTTATTTCAAAAGAACAATAATGCTGTGTCTGCTATACTCAGGGATGTTTTTACTTATGAAAAATACTG CTGGGCAGTTTCTACGGTAATGACGAGGCAAAATATAATTCCCAGCAAGGATGGTTCACTCATGATCCACGCTTTGATCCCAATGTGGGACATGTGCAATCACGAGAACAGCAAA ATCACCACGGATTTCAATGCGACGTTAAACTGCTGCGAATGCTACGCTTTGAGAGATTTCAAGAAAGCagagcaaatatttattagctaCGGGCCCAGAACGAATTCCGATTTCTTTGTACACTCGGGATTTGTTTACATGGATAACGAACAG GATGGCTTCAAATTACGGCTTGGGATCAGCAAAGCTGATCCTCTCCAAAAGGAACGCGTAGAACTGTTAAATAAGTTAGATCTGCCAGCGGTTGGGGAATTTCTATTGAAACCAGGAACAGAACCGATCTCGGATACGCTGTTGGCGTTTCTTAGAGTATTCAGTATGCGTAAAGAGGAACTGGCGCATTGGATCCAGTCGGATCGCGTTAACGATTTGAAGCACATGGACTGCGCACTGGAAACTGTTGTCGAGGAGAATGTCAAAAAATTTCTGCTTACTAGGCTGCAGCTGTTAATTGCTAATTATCCGACGACTTTGAAG GAAGATCTGCAATTGCTCGAGACCACGTTGCCGCGAATTAAGAAGTTAGCCATTCAATTAAGGGTAACGGAGAAGAGAATTCTTCAAGGCGCGCTTGAATACGTGGAACAATGGATCAAAGCTTAA
- the LOC122572196 gene encoding uncharacterized protein LOC122572196 isoform X2 yields MWKTFYLLLLMLFTFDFPRDRLAGAERVRTNAELVTRDDDQSHRKETRGRPEARDENSGAELVGKWRNNGEALEPKWRDGDTVPLLPFSQFSRFSRDKIDNSEEEDDYDRRAAKYRQNNRRGTFLRSRNSPRLPYSDYEDRELTEIRRGYREREEILPRKRNRPWTGENLATFKETRKEDVDRGLEEDKEITSARYREIFQARPNDYEHEFNDEEYLKPRPRKRRPPQNYEFALVENEMLQEGRTENNSGAWSRVNGEENAAEVAGKGVALSQNAMELKSLLKMQQEEGLSLSEILQQRNLTLDDLLKGKADVINALKMRDVDESEDYEESAKMMTNPFVKLSTTRKPQWTLATEPVKTKNSQKDEELVISMIPMTIESPKNRTNARASSDKMNNDETYSGVGNATAGKSFLANVDPPRVKITTSMPLPVATNSMELLQADDATVKSSGSGEIRAESLDEDEIMEFSDFTDYKKGRSGVSPVWLMMKDENVSGPTELETSKSHLEDRGSTLSIEKILSPTERSKLTNNLSMSTGNQEQLLGDSTNIDRSGIPKDEDQREAMDHFEEDYGVSSEKEYQSDTPVIYYDLEQSTQISNFTDENDRTIMQELESALDAMSRDINSTLENSRQSLSKNPPAKKDDNNSLKNHQDRNAIEKKSYDDIVSEVEPEARAEIFELFASGSAGKRLERLLKSRNMSLEELIALRQRGSSKVHLAQVSRIRAHKSNDEYRIKDTDNLKATNSLSPKEGLHEGRAIVNHDNYDREVGNYLSGSTENSKSIDSLSNSMDLVHPEEITTERSMPNVEPKTNSEDAKLVDASKMNNENEDKGRHRTVQIVDLLTTFDSFPFMKDIQREFSDNEDKRKLLVQESDIGVMFVNNDAETIRVNDTSNIVESGFVKEIVKQEPSSINVQTVYSKTSNFLGEDENKSEKGKTLSKVKPSIIASGAILGVTLVVFLAIFIVCRIRQKQKYRYSNTFSRAVFQGPVMAARKLSNSSSLSTVMVNVVATSTARRPEKNENQEPTGEMDPKSDIDNDSLDANDSWETIPDYMK; encoded by the exons ATGTGGAAAACATTCTATCTGCTCTTGTTGATGCTTTTCACGTTCGATTTCCCTCGCGATAGGCTCGCCGGAGCCGAGCGCGTTCGAACGAACGCCGAGCTCGTAACCCGAGACGATGATCAGAGCCATCGG aagGAAACTCGAGGCCGACCGGAAGCCAGGGACGAAAACTCGGGAGCCGAGCTGGTGGGCAAGTGGCGGAACAACGGCGAGGCCTTGGAGCCGAAATGGCGAGACGGTGACACGGTTCCGTTGCTTCCATTTTCCCAATTTTCCCGCTTCTCCCGCGACAAGATCGACAACAGCGAGGAGGAAGACGACTACGATCGTCGTGCAGCGAAATATCGTCAGAACAACAGGCGAGGGacttttcttcgttccagGAACAGCCCTCGTTTACCGTACAGCGACTACGAAGACCGTGAACTAACGGAAATCAGGCGCGGATACCGTGAACGAGAAGAGATCTTACCGCGGAAGAGAAATCGACCATGGACTGGCGAAAACCTGGCTACGTTCAAGGAAACGAGGAAGGAAGACGTAGACAGAGGCTTGGAAGAAGACAAGGAGATAACATCAGCGAGATATCGAGAGATATTTCAAGCACGACCGAACGACTACGAGCACGAATTCAACGACGAAGAGTATCTAAAGCCTCGACCGAGGAAAAGGAGGCCACCGCAAAACTACGAATTCGCTCTGGTCGAAAACGAAATGTTGCAAGAAGGGAGAACAGAAAACAATTCTGGGGCTTGGTCGAGAGTAAACGGTGAAGAAAATGCCGCGGAAGTAGCTGGCAAGGGCGTTGCCCTCTCACAGAACGCCATGGAATTGAAATCGCTGTTGAAGATGCAACAAGAGGAAGGTCTGAGCTTGTCCGAGATTCTGCAGCAGAGGAATCTGACTCTCGATGATCTGTTGAAGGGAAAAGCTGACGTGATCAACGCTCTGAAGATGAGAGACGTCGACGAAAGCGAGGACTACGAGGAGTCTGCGAAGATGATGACCAACCCGTTCGTCAAACTTTCCACCACCAGGAAACCGCAATGGACGCTCGCTACGGAACCTGTAAAAACGAAGAATTCTCAGAAGGACGAAGAACTGGTGATCTCTATGATACCGATGACTATCGAATCGCCAAAGAATCGGACAAACGCGAGAGCATCCTCGGACAAAATGAACAACGACGAAACGTATTCAGGAGTAGGAAATGCAACGGCTGGAAAATCGTTTCTCGCTAATGTCGATCCGCCGCGAGTTAAGATTACGACATCGATGCCGTTGCCGGTTGCAACGAATTCCATGGAGCTCTTGCAAGCCGACGACGCCACCGTGAAATCATCGGGCAGTGGTGAAATCAGAGCCGAGAGTTTAGACGAGGACGAAATCATGGAATTCTCCGATTTCACCGATTACAAGAAAGGACGGAGCGGCGTGTCTCCCGTCTGGCTGATGATGAAAGACGAGAATGTCAGCGGCCCTACCGAACTGGAAACTTCCAAGAGTCACCTAGAGGATAGAGGATCCACGTTGAGCATCGAGAAAATACTCAGCCCTACGGAACGTTCAAAATTGACGAACAATTTGTCTATGAGTACTGGAAACCAAGAGCAGCTTCTTGGTGATTCGACTAATATTGATAGAAGCGGAATACCCAAAGATGAAGACCAACGCGAGGCCATGGACCATTTTGAAGAGGATTATGGTGTTTCTTCCGAGAAGGAATACCAGAGTGACACGCCAGTGATATACTATGACCTGGAACAGAGCACTCAGATTAGTAATTTCACTGATGAGAACGATAGGACCATAATGCAGGAATTAGAGTCTGCGTTGGATGCAATGTCTCGTGATATCAATTCCACGTTAGAGAATTCACGTCAAAGTCTTTCAAAGAATCCACCCGCGAAGAAGGATGATAATAATAGTCTGAAAAATCATCAGGATAGAAATGcaatagagaaaaagagttACGATGATATCGTGTCGGAAGTGGAGCCAGAAGCCAGGGCCGAGATCTTCGAATTGTTTGCTTCTGGGTCAGCAGGAAAGAGACTCGAGCGTCTTCTTAAATCGAGAAACATGAGTTTGGAGGAACTGATTGCGTTGAGACAGAGAGGATCTAGCAAGGTCCATTTGGCTCAAGTGTCGCGAATCAGAGCTCACAAATCTAACGatgaatatcgaataaaagataCGGATAATTTGAAAGCAACAAATTCTTTGTCGCCTAAAGAGGGCCTCCACGAAGGAAGAGCGATCGTAAATCATGACAACTACGATAGAGAAGTCGGTAATTACTTGTCAGGATCGactgaaaattcaaaaagCATCGATTCATTGTCAAATTCAATGGATCTCGTTCATCCTGAAGAGATCACGACCGAACGATCGATGCCTAATGTAGAACCAAAGACTAACAGCGAAGATGCGAAGCTTGTTGATGCTTCAAAGATGAACAACGAGAACGAAGACAAGGGGAGGCATCGTACAGTGCAGATTGTTGATCTGTTGACAACCTTCGATTCTTTCCCATTCATGAAGGATATTCAGCGAGAGTTTTCTGATAATGAAGACAAAAGAAAGTTGCTCGTACAGGAGAGCGACATTGGCGTGATGTTCGTCAACAATGACGCGGAAACGATACGCGTCAACGACACTTCAAACATCGTAGAATCTGGCTTCGTTAAGGAGATTGTAAAGCAGGAACCAAGTTCTATCAACGTTCAGACCGTGTACAGCAAAACTAGCAACTTTCTCGGTGAAGATGAGAACAAAAGTGAGAAAGGAAAGACTCTTTCGAAGGTGAAACCGAGCATAATAGCTAGTGGCGCAATTCTTGGTGTAACTCTTGTAGTTTTCCTAGCGATATTTATCGTATGCAGGATCCGacagaaacagaaatatagGTACAGCAACACGTTTTCTAGAGCGGTGTTTCAGGGTCCAGTAATGGCAGCCAGGAAACTATCAAATTCGAGCAGCTTAAGCACCGTGATGGTCAACGTGGTCGCCACGTCAACGGCGAGAAGGccagagaaaaatgaaaaccaAGAACCTACAGGAGAGATGGATCCCAAGAGTGACATTGATAATGACTCGTTAGATGCTAACGACAGCTGGGAGACCATACCtgattatatgaaataa
- the LOC122572196 gene encoding uncharacterized protein LOC122572196 isoform X3, which produces MEQNIAKETRGRPEARDENSGAELVGKWRNNGEALEPKWRDGDTVPLLPFSQFSRFSRDKIDNSEEEDDYDRRAAKYRQNNRRGTFLRSRNSPRLPYSDYEDRELTEIRRGYREREEILPRKRNRPWTGENLATFKETRKEDVDRGLEEDKEITSARYREIFQARPNDYEHEFNDEEYLKPRPRKRRPPQNYEFALVENEMLQEGRTENNSGAWSRVNGEENAAEVAGKGVALSQNAMELKSLLKMQQEEGLSLSEILQQRNLTLDDLLKGKADVINALKMRDVDESEDYEESAKMMTNPFVKLSTTRKPQWTLATEPVKTKNSQKDEELVISMIPMTIESPKNRTNARASSDKMNNDETYSGVGNATAGKSFLANVDPPRVKITTSMPLPVATNSMELLQADDATVKSSGSGEIRAESLDEDEIMEFSDFTDYKKGRSGVSPVWLMMKDENVSGPTELETSKSHLEDRGSTLSIEKILSPTERSKLTNNLSMSTGNQEQLLGDSTNIDRSGIPKDEDQREAMDHFEEDYGVSSEKEYQSDTPVIYYDLEQSTQISNFTDENDRTIMQELESALDAMSRDINSTLENSRQSLSKNPPAKKDDNNSLKNHQDRNAIEKKSYDDIVSEVEPEARAEIFELFASGSAGKRLERLLKSRNMSLEELIALRQRGSSKVHLAQVSRIRAHKSNDEYRIKDTDNLKATNSLSPKEGLHEGRAIVNHDNYDREVGNYLSGSTENSKSIDSLSNSMDLVHPEEITTERSMPNVEPKTNSEDAKLVDASKMNNENEDKGRHRTVQIVDLLTTFDSFPFMKDIQREFSDNEDKRKLLVQESDIGVMFVNNDAETIRVNDTSNIVESGFVKEIVKQEPSSINVQTVYSKTSNFLGEDENKSEKGKTLSKVKPSIIASGAILGVTLVVFLAIFIVCRIRQKQKYRYSNTFSRAVFQGPVMAARKLSNSSSLSTVMVNVVATSTARRPEKNENQEPTGEMDPKSDIDNDSLDANDSWETIPDYMK; this is translated from the exons atggaacaaaatattGCG aagGAAACTCGAGGCCGACCGGAAGCCAGGGACGAAAACTCGGGAGCCGAGCTGGTGGGCAAGTGGCGGAACAACGGCGAGGCCTTGGAGCCGAAATGGCGAGACGGTGACACGGTTCCGTTGCTTCCATTTTCCCAATTTTCCCGCTTCTCCCGCGACAAGATCGACAACAGCGAGGAGGAAGACGACTACGATCGTCGTGCAGCGAAATATCGTCAGAACAACAGGCGAGGGacttttcttcgttccagGAACAGCCCTCGTTTACCGTACAGCGACTACGAAGACCGTGAACTAACGGAAATCAGGCGCGGATACCGTGAACGAGAAGAGATCTTACCGCGGAAGAGAAATCGACCATGGACTGGCGAAAACCTGGCTACGTTCAAGGAAACGAGGAAGGAAGACGTAGACAGAGGCTTGGAAGAAGACAAGGAGATAACATCAGCGAGATATCGAGAGATATTTCAAGCACGACCGAACGACTACGAGCACGAATTCAACGACGAAGAGTATCTAAAGCCTCGACCGAGGAAAAGGAGGCCACCGCAAAACTACGAATTCGCTCTGGTCGAAAACGAAATGTTGCAAGAAGGGAGAACAGAAAACAATTCTGGGGCTTGGTCGAGAGTAAACGGTGAAGAAAATGCCGCGGAAGTAGCTGGCAAGGGCGTTGCCCTCTCACAGAACGCCATGGAATTGAAATCGCTGTTGAAGATGCAACAAGAGGAAGGTCTGAGCTTGTCCGAGATTCTGCAGCAGAGGAATCTGACTCTCGATGATCTGTTGAAGGGAAAAGCTGACGTGATCAACGCTCTGAAGATGAGAGACGTCGACGAAAGCGAGGACTACGAGGAGTCTGCGAAGATGATGACCAACCCGTTCGTCAAACTTTCCACCACCAGGAAACCGCAATGGACGCTCGCTACGGAACCTGTAAAAACGAAGAATTCTCAGAAGGACGAAGAACTGGTGATCTCTATGATACCGATGACTATCGAATCGCCAAAGAATCGGACAAACGCGAGAGCATCCTCGGACAAAATGAACAACGACGAAACGTATTCAGGAGTAGGAAATGCAACGGCTGGAAAATCGTTTCTCGCTAATGTCGATCCGCCGCGAGTTAAGATTACGACATCGATGCCGTTGCCGGTTGCAACGAATTCCATGGAGCTCTTGCAAGCCGACGACGCCACCGTGAAATCATCGGGCAGTGGTGAAATCAGAGCCGAGAGTTTAGACGAGGACGAAATCATGGAATTCTCCGATTTCACCGATTACAAGAAAGGACGGAGCGGCGTGTCTCCCGTCTGGCTGATGATGAAAGACGAGAATGTCAGCGGCCCTACCGAACTGGAAACTTCCAAGAGTCACCTAGAGGATAGAGGATCCACGTTGAGCATCGAGAAAATACTCAGCCCTACGGAACGTTCAAAATTGACGAACAATTTGTCTATGAGTACTGGAAACCAAGAGCAGCTTCTTGGTGATTCGACTAATATTGATAGAAGCGGAATACCCAAAGATGAAGACCAACGCGAGGCCATGGACCATTTTGAAGAGGATTATGGTGTTTCTTCCGAGAAGGAATACCAGAGTGACACGCCAGTGATATACTATGACCTGGAACAGAGCACTCAGATTAGTAATTTCACTGATGAGAACGATAGGACCATAATGCAGGAATTAGAGTCTGCGTTGGATGCAATGTCTCGTGATATCAATTCCACGTTAGAGAATTCACGTCAAAGTCTTTCAAAGAATCCACCCGCGAAGAAGGATGATAATAATAGTCTGAAAAATCATCAGGATAGAAATGcaatagagaaaaagagttACGATGATATCGTGTCGGAAGTGGAGCCAGAAGCCAGGGCCGAGATCTTCGAATTGTTTGCTTCTGGGTCAGCAGGAAAGAGACTCGAGCGTCTTCTTAAATCGAGAAACATGAGTTTGGAGGAACTGATTGCGTTGAGACAGAGAGGATCTAGCAAGGTCCATTTGGCTCAAGTGTCGCGAATCAGAGCTCACAAATCTAACGatgaatatcgaataaaagataCGGATAATTTGAAAGCAACAAATTCTTTGTCGCCTAAAGAGGGCCTCCACGAAGGAAGAGCGATCGTAAATCATGACAACTACGATAGAGAAGTCGGTAATTACTTGTCAGGATCGactgaaaattcaaaaagCATCGATTCATTGTCAAATTCAATGGATCTCGTTCATCCTGAAGAGATCACGACCGAACGATCGATGCCTAATGTAGAACCAAAGACTAACAGCGAAGATGCGAAGCTTGTTGATGCTTCAAAGATGAACAACGAGAACGAAGACAAGGGGAGGCATCGTACAGTGCAGATTGTTGATCTGTTGACAACCTTCGATTCTTTCCCATTCATGAAGGATATTCAGCGAGAGTTTTCTGATAATGAAGACAAAAGAAAGTTGCTCGTACAGGAGAGCGACATTGGCGTGATGTTCGTCAACAATGACGCGGAAACGATACGCGTCAACGACACTTCAAACATCGTAGAATCTGGCTTCGTTAAGGAGATTGTAAAGCAGGAACCAAGTTCTATCAACGTTCAGACCGTGTACAGCAAAACTAGCAACTTTCTCGGTGAAGATGAGAACAAAAGTGAGAAAGGAAAGACTCTTTCGAAGGTGAAACCGAGCATAATAGCTAGTGGCGCAATTCTTGGTGTAACTCTTGTAGTTTTCCTAGCGATATTTATCGTATGCAGGATCCGacagaaacagaaatatagGTACAGCAACACGTTTTCTAGAGCGGTGTTTCAGGGTCCAGTAATGGCAGCCAGGAAACTATCAAATTCGAGCAGCTTAAGCACCGTGATGGTCAACGTGGTCGCCACGTCAACGGCGAGAAGGccagagaaaaatgaaaaccaAGAACCTACAGGAGAGATGGATCCCAAGAGTGACATTGATAATGACTCGTTAGATGCTAACGACAGCTGGGAGACCATACCtgattatatgaaataa
- the LOC122572196 gene encoding uncharacterized protein LOC122572196 isoform X1 gives MLFNRSDKVTSESNEIHATQKDDARCKRYDVTSENPREIIVSVVPRAREQNLLVCKPRENQRTVSTSNGDKETRGRPEARDENSGAELVGKWRNNGEALEPKWRDGDTVPLLPFSQFSRFSRDKIDNSEEEDDYDRRAAKYRQNNRRGTFLRSRNSPRLPYSDYEDRELTEIRRGYREREEILPRKRNRPWTGENLATFKETRKEDVDRGLEEDKEITSARYREIFQARPNDYEHEFNDEEYLKPRPRKRRPPQNYEFALVENEMLQEGRTENNSGAWSRVNGEENAAEVAGKGVALSQNAMELKSLLKMQQEEGLSLSEILQQRNLTLDDLLKGKADVINALKMRDVDESEDYEESAKMMTNPFVKLSTTRKPQWTLATEPVKTKNSQKDEELVISMIPMTIESPKNRTNARASSDKMNNDETYSGVGNATAGKSFLANVDPPRVKITTSMPLPVATNSMELLQADDATVKSSGSGEIRAESLDEDEIMEFSDFTDYKKGRSGVSPVWLMMKDENVSGPTELETSKSHLEDRGSTLSIEKILSPTERSKLTNNLSMSTGNQEQLLGDSTNIDRSGIPKDEDQREAMDHFEEDYGVSSEKEYQSDTPVIYYDLEQSTQISNFTDENDRTIMQELESALDAMSRDINSTLENSRQSLSKNPPAKKDDNNSLKNHQDRNAIEKKSYDDIVSEVEPEARAEIFELFASGSAGKRLERLLKSRNMSLEELIALRQRGSSKVHLAQVSRIRAHKSNDEYRIKDTDNLKATNSLSPKEGLHEGRAIVNHDNYDREVGNYLSGSTENSKSIDSLSNSMDLVHPEEITTERSMPNVEPKTNSEDAKLVDASKMNNENEDKGRHRTVQIVDLLTTFDSFPFMKDIQREFSDNEDKRKLLVQESDIGVMFVNNDAETIRVNDTSNIVESGFVKEIVKQEPSSINVQTVYSKTSNFLGEDENKSEKGKTLSKVKPSIIASGAILGVTLVVFLAIFIVCRIRQKQKYRYSNTFSRAVFQGPVMAARKLSNSSSLSTVMVNVVATSTARRPEKNENQEPTGEMDPKSDIDNDSLDANDSWETIPDYMK, from the exons atgttatttaataggAGCGATAAAGTCACGTCTGAAAGTAACGAGATTCACGCGACGCAGAAGGACGATGCGCGTTGTAAACGTTACGACGTTACGAGTGAAAATCCACGCGAAATAATAGTCAGTGTCGTTCCTCGGGCGCGAGAGCAGAATTTGCTTGTTTGCAAACCGAGAGAAAACCAGCGAACCGTTTCTACATCGAACGGCGAC aagGAAACTCGAGGCCGACCGGAAGCCAGGGACGAAAACTCGGGAGCCGAGCTGGTGGGCAAGTGGCGGAACAACGGCGAGGCCTTGGAGCCGAAATGGCGAGACGGTGACACGGTTCCGTTGCTTCCATTTTCCCAATTTTCCCGCTTCTCCCGCGACAAGATCGACAACAGCGAGGAGGAAGACGACTACGATCGTCGTGCAGCGAAATATCGTCAGAACAACAGGCGAGGGacttttcttcgttccagGAACAGCCCTCGTTTACCGTACAGCGACTACGAAGACCGTGAACTAACGGAAATCAGGCGCGGATACCGTGAACGAGAAGAGATCTTACCGCGGAAGAGAAATCGACCATGGACTGGCGAAAACCTGGCTACGTTCAAGGAAACGAGGAAGGAAGACGTAGACAGAGGCTTGGAAGAAGACAAGGAGATAACATCAGCGAGATATCGAGAGATATTTCAAGCACGACCGAACGACTACGAGCACGAATTCAACGACGAAGAGTATCTAAAGCCTCGACCGAGGAAAAGGAGGCCACCGCAAAACTACGAATTCGCTCTGGTCGAAAACGAAATGTTGCAAGAAGGGAGAACAGAAAACAATTCTGGGGCTTGGTCGAGAGTAAACGGTGAAGAAAATGCCGCGGAAGTAGCTGGCAAGGGCGTTGCCCTCTCACAGAACGCCATGGAATTGAAATCGCTGTTGAAGATGCAACAAGAGGAAGGTCTGAGCTTGTCCGAGATTCTGCAGCAGAGGAATCTGACTCTCGATGATCTGTTGAAGGGAAAAGCTGACGTGATCAACGCTCTGAAGATGAGAGACGTCGACGAAAGCGAGGACTACGAGGAGTCTGCGAAGATGATGACCAACCCGTTCGTCAAACTTTCCACCACCAGGAAACCGCAATGGACGCTCGCTACGGAACCTGTAAAAACGAAGAATTCTCAGAAGGACGAAGAACTGGTGATCTCTATGATACCGATGACTATCGAATCGCCAAAGAATCGGACAAACGCGAGAGCATCCTCGGACAAAATGAACAACGACGAAACGTATTCAGGAGTAGGAAATGCAACGGCTGGAAAATCGTTTCTCGCTAATGTCGATCCGCCGCGAGTTAAGATTACGACATCGATGCCGTTGCCGGTTGCAACGAATTCCATGGAGCTCTTGCAAGCCGACGACGCCACCGTGAAATCATCGGGCAGTGGTGAAATCAGAGCCGAGAGTTTAGACGAGGACGAAATCATGGAATTCTCCGATTTCACCGATTACAAGAAAGGACGGAGCGGCGTGTCTCCCGTCTGGCTGATGATGAAAGACGAGAATGTCAGCGGCCCTACCGAACTGGAAACTTCCAAGAGTCACCTAGAGGATAGAGGATCCACGTTGAGCATCGAGAAAATACTCAGCCCTACGGAACGTTCAAAATTGACGAACAATTTGTCTATGAGTACTGGAAACCAAGAGCAGCTTCTTGGTGATTCGACTAATATTGATAGAAGCGGAATACCCAAAGATGAAGACCAACGCGAGGCCATGGACCATTTTGAAGAGGATTATGGTGTTTCTTCCGAGAAGGAATACCAGAGTGACACGCCAGTGATATACTATGACCTGGAACAGAGCACTCAGATTAGTAATTTCACTGATGAGAACGATAGGACCATAATGCAGGAATTAGAGTCTGCGTTGGATGCAATGTCTCGTGATATCAATTCCACGTTAGAGAATTCACGTCAAAGTCTTTCAAAGAATCCACCCGCGAAGAAGGATGATAATAATAGTCTGAAAAATCATCAGGATAGAAATGcaatagagaaaaagagttACGATGATATCGTGTCGGAAGTGGAGCCAGAAGCCAGGGCCGAGATCTTCGAATTGTTTGCTTCTGGGTCAGCAGGAAAGAGACTCGAGCGTCTTCTTAAATCGAGAAACATGAGTTTGGAGGAACTGATTGCGTTGAGACAGAGAGGATCTAGCAAGGTCCATTTGGCTCAAGTGTCGCGAATCAGAGCTCACAAATCTAACGatgaatatcgaataaaagataCGGATAATTTGAAAGCAACAAATTCTTTGTCGCCTAAAGAGGGCCTCCACGAAGGAAGAGCGATCGTAAATCATGACAACTACGATAGAGAAGTCGGTAATTACTTGTCAGGATCGactgaaaattcaaaaagCATCGATTCATTGTCAAATTCAATGGATCTCGTTCATCCTGAAGAGATCACGACCGAACGATCGATGCCTAATGTAGAACCAAAGACTAACAGCGAAGATGCGAAGCTTGTTGATGCTTCAAAGATGAACAACGAGAACGAAGACAAGGGGAGGCATCGTACAGTGCAGATTGTTGATCTGTTGACAACCTTCGATTCTTTCCCATTCATGAAGGATATTCAGCGAGAGTTTTCTGATAATGAAGACAAAAGAAAGTTGCTCGTACAGGAGAGCGACATTGGCGTGATGTTCGTCAACAATGACGCGGAAACGATACGCGTCAACGACACTTCAAACATCGTAGAATCTGGCTTCGTTAAGGAGATTGTAAAGCAGGAACCAAGTTCTATCAACGTTCAGACCGTGTACAGCAAAACTAGCAACTTTCTCGGTGAAGATGAGAACAAAAGTGAGAAAGGAAAGACTCTTTCGAAGGTGAAACCGAGCATAATAGCTAGTGGCGCAATTCTTGGTGTAACTCTTGTAGTTTTCCTAGCGATATTTATCGTATGCAGGATCCGacagaaacagaaatatagGTACAGCAACACGTTTTCTAGAGCGGTGTTTCAGGGTCCAGTAATGGCAGCCAGGAAACTATCAAATTCGAGCAGCTTAAGCACCGTGATGGTCAACGTGGTCGCCACGTCAACGGCGAGAAGGccagagaaaaatgaaaaccaAGAACCTACAGGAGAGATGGATCCCAAGAGTGACATTGATAATGACTCGTTAGATGCTAACGACAGCTGGGAGACCATACCtgattatatgaaataa